Below is a genomic region from Methanosphaera sp. ISO3-F5.
TTCAAGAACTTCTTCTTTTATTTGTTCACGATTTGCATTAAAATCAACTATCAAATCAAAACTAACAATATTTTTTTCATCATATACATAGAACCCATGCATTTGTAATACTTCAGGGTATTCGCTTAACAAAGACTCAAGATAAGAACGAATCTCAGCAAACTCCTCCACAGAATCATTAGTCGCATAAATACCAACAGTCAAAGCAATACCAAAGTTCTCATAAACCGCCGACCTAATCCTAAAAGTCAAAGCATGAATCTCCTTAGCAGTTAAATAATCATCAATCTCAATATGGACACTACCCACAGTATCCTCAGGACCATAATTATGCAAAGCAAGATCATAAGCCCCATAAACACCATCAAAAGACTCAACTTCCTCCTTAATCTTACGAGACAAGTCCGAATCCACACGAGACCCAATCATACTATTAATAGTTTCCTGCAACATTTCAATACTAGCCTTAATAATAACAAATGAAATGATAACACCAAGAATACCCTCCAAACTAATATGCCACACCAAACTAATAATAGCAGCAACCAAAGTTGATAAAGAAAGAATAGAATCAAAGAAAGCATCACTACCAGATGCAACCAATGCCTGAGAATTAATATCTTCTCCAACACCCTTCACATAACGACCTAAAACAAACTTAACAACAACTGCTACCGCAACAATAACAAGAGAAACCGTAGTATAACTTGTTACATCAGGCACGAAAATCTTAGGAAAAGATTCCTGTAAAGACGTGATACCTGCCCATAAAACTATAACAGCAATAATTACTGATGAAAAATATTCTATCCTACCATAACCATAAGGATGATTCTTATCAGGAGGACGACTAGCAAGCTTAGCCCCAATGATAGTAATAATAGAACTTAATGCATCAGTCAAGTTATTAACCGCATCCAACGTAATAGCAATAGAATTAACCAAAATTCCAATAGTTGCCTTAAATGCTACAAGTACTAGGTTAACAACAATGCCAACAATACTTGTTTGAATAATCTTTTTCTGCCTATCCATAAGTTCACCTAATAACTAATATTTATCCAAAGAAATATAATAATTTTAAACTTGAATCATTCTAATTAATTCATCTAACACTTCCTCCACATCAGCACCGACAGGAATATAACGATTAATAAAATCATTAGGCAAATCATATTCCAATAACTTTTCCGGAGGAACTAACCTGTACGTTTTATGAACATTAACCGCCACTTCCAGGAAATCCTTATTAAAACGTACAAGATTCCACTTAGGTAACTGAAATGTCATCGTCTCAAATGGAAACCTTATTATCCCCGGAGTATTATATCCTATTCCAAACTCCAATAACAAAGTCTTCGAGTCTTTCGCTTTATTGACAAATTCCTGATATGCCTTTTTTTGTAAATGCCAATGCTTGTCTTCAACAAAATAATTATCTACCCTGAGGTTTGTCTCCTGTGGCTGACCACACACTGGACAGTACGGAACTAATTGGCTTGGTATCTTCAATTCTTCATCCGTGCTTTCAACCATCTGCTTTACTATTTCAGTATTATCATATAACTTATCATGACATGCTTTACTACACTGAAAATACCTGTAACTTCCCTGTGTTGCAAATACATTATATGATGGAAATCCTGATTTAATAAACTGGTCATCAACATTAGTTGTAATTACAAAGTATTCCTTGTCTTTAACTAATTCATATATTTTCTTGTATAATGGTAATCCTTCTACAAGTTCCTCATTAACGTATATCTGTTTTGCCCAGTACCCCCACTTTTCTTCTAGTGTTTCAAATGGATAGAATCCACCAGTGTACATGTCTGTCATATCATACTTTTTCATGTATTCACTGAAATATTTTTTAAATCGTTCCCCCGAATATGTTAGTCCAGCAGCTGTTGATAATCCTGCCCCTGCACCTATTAGTATATATTCTGAGTCTTCCAGTAGTTGTTTAATTTCTTCTATACGTTCTGATAGTTTTTTCATATACATTTTTATCATCATCTGAATATACGTTGAATACTATTTTTTCAAAGGAACTATCCTGTTCCATGAATTTGTCAACTGTTTTTATTGCTATTTGGCTTGCCATGTCTTTTGGAAATCGGAATTCCCCCGTGGATATTGAGCAAAATGCCACTGTTTTTATATCGTTTTGTTTTGCCTGATTTAAAACATTAGTGTAACAGTTTGCTAGTTGTTGTTTCTGTTTTTCTGTTACCTTTGATGTTATGATTGGTCCTACTGTGTGTATTACGTGTTGTGCTGGTAGGTTATATGCTTTGGTTGTGAATGCTTCTCCTGTTGGCAGGTTGTAATTGATTGTTTTCATGTGTTTGTCACATTCTAGTCTTAGTCTTACTCCCGCATACGTGTTAATCTGATTGTCTATACAGTTATGGCATGGTACGAAGCATCCTAGTCCCTGTGAGTTTGCTGCATTTACTATTGCCCCTATTTGCAGTGTGGTTATGTCTCCCTGCCATAATGCTATTTTGTTCTTGTTTTCTATATTGCACTCAGAGTGTGTTGTAGATACTGTGTCTATTTCGTTTATGCTTGTTGTTTTTTTTGTTTTTTCCAGTACTTCCTGTAGTAGTTTGTCTTCTTGTTGCAGGTATTCCTGTGTTATGGGCTTTGCTTGTCTGATGTTTGTTAGGCTTCTGTATATTGTGAATTTTTCTTGGAAGTTTTCTGGTTGTTTTCTTATTTTTATGTCTTGATTTTCATCTAAGAGGTATTTGATTAGGTAGTCTATTGTTTGCATTTTAATCATTGGCTTAATTTATAATTATAAAAAAATAGGAATTAGTTTAAGTAACTTTTATTGTTACTTATATTAGGGATAACCAGTTTTGTATTACTTCTTCGTTATCATCCATTAGTTGTCGAACCTTTTTAAAGTAGGTTCCATCGTTTAATGATTCATCTTTTGCTCTTTTTGTTACACAGTCATATTTTTCGTTATCTTCTCGTAGTGGTAGGCTTATCATGTTATAATTGTTTACTTGTTCATCGTCCATGTTCTCTTCGTCATAGTCTTGTTCCACGTCTGTTGCTGCTAATCCTACTACTGCGCATAGGTCAAGATCGTATACTAGTGACATTTTATTGTAACATTTTAGTCCGGTTGTGTCAAAGTCTTCTCTTAATGTTCCTTTCATTACTTCTTCAACAGAAAACATTGGCACAATGAATGGTATTCTTGATACTAAAAATCTATCATTGAAAACTCGTGCTAACTTAAACTTGATTAAGGATTCTACCATGTCTTTTGTAGGATATTCTAGGAATATGCTTGACTCGAAGAGTGTTGATGCTTCATCTATCTCCTCGGTTAGGTAGATTTTATCCCTGTATTCTGGTAGAACATAGAAGTATTGCATGACAAGTGCATCCTTATTTATGCTGGTGTTTTTGAATGTTGTGAAGCCTACTACTTCGTTATCATATACTACGTCTTTGTAGAAGAAGCATGAATCGTTTGGTGCAATATAGTATCCTTCATCTTTTATTGCACGGTACAGGTAGATGTAATTTTCTTTGACAAGTTCTAGAATTGGTAGTGTGAATATTTTTCCGTCTTCATCTGTTCTGTAGTTATAAACATTTCCTAAACCATTTGGTCTTTTTACTTTCTTATTAGGATTAACCATAATAATATGCTCCATTGTATTATTTAATTATTCTAATTATTATTTATCTTTTTTAAGACTAAAAAAAGTTTTTAAAAAATATAATCAATAAATTCTCATTATCTATAAGGAAGGTTTTAATTAAATGTTATCCGATATAATATCCACTACATCATTCTTTATTTCATCAGTAAATCTGTGTTCTCCTTCTTCATAGATATAAACTACTGAATTTTCATATACCTTATCAGCTTTTACTATATATTCTATTGGTACTCTTTTATCTTCTACTCCGTGGAATATGAATACCTTGCCCGTGTATCCTTTTATGTCTTCGAATATGTTGATTTTAAGTGCTGAGTTAATATATTTTTCTCCAAGGTATTCTGGCATAAGGTTTAACACATTCTTTTCTCTTGGGTTGTCACGTTCTTTCATGTCATCAGGTATTACATATGCCGGTGCAAATAGAAATAATCCTCTTATATCATTTCTTGTTGGTGCTACCAGACTACTTACTAGTCCTCCCTGACTATGTCCTCCCAGGTATACATTGTTTTCATCTATTAACGGTTCCTGTTTTATGGAGTTGATAACATGGTTTAAATCTTCCTTTTCTGTGTCTATTGTCATGTCACTGATTTTTCCGTCACTATGACAATCATATCCTCCTCCCCTGTAGTCAAATATGAATGTTGCTATGTTTTTGTTGTATAGTTTTTCTGCGTATGGTATCATATATGTGTAGTTTAATGATAGACCATGAGATAATATTATGATTTTCTGTTTTTCCTTCTTTTCTGGCAGGTATAATTTTCCCCTGATTTTTTGTCCATTTATTTCATATGTTTTATCCAGTATCATGTGCTCCACCTATATCTAGTATATATTTTTCTTTTTACAAGGAATATATTAGTTTTGATATTATATTTAATATTTTTCAACTAACACACCTCAAAAAATACTTAAATTAACACACATTTTAAAGAGTAAATTTAATAAGAGATTATAATAACAATTATTAAAGCATATATAATATTATTAAATGATTATTTAGGGTTCTAGAAATATTTACTTTCAGAAAGCATTTGGAAGTCGTTTTTTGTATCAACACAGTAATGTATGATTAGGCCAGATAATAGTACAATTAATGAAGTGGCTTTATGCATGGATTCAAATGTATATTTGTGTAAATGTTTAAAACCTAATCCTTCTTTGATGAATTTGAAATAATCTTCAATTATGCTACGTTTATACTTTATTACTTTTCTATTTGGTAAATTAGCCATTAATTCGTTCACTAACTTTTTATATTCTCTTTTTAATTTATTTGTATTTCTTTTATTGTAAAAATAGTCTAATGGATAACTGAATATTGAATTCATTTTTTTCATGTTGAGTTTTCCTTTAACTAGAATCAATGGTATTATTTTATAGGTTTTTAATGCTATTTTGTAATTGTAATATGAGTAATAACCTCTATCAAGTAGTATTTTATCTCCAGTACTGATTAATTTTATTCTTTTTAATTCTTTTAGTATTAATGGTACCATTTTTGTATCATGAGGTGAACCACTACTTAATAAAAATAAAACAGGCATTTTAGTATCATAATCAAGTACAAGTGTTATTTTAAAACCAAGATACCATCCCAAAGCAGTTCCCCATGCCCATTTATAGTCTCTATCTTCGATTGATTTCTTGGTGACTTTTTTAGATCCAAAATTAATATCTGTATCAGCAGAAGAACCATCAACGATTAAAGTCCTATTTTTACTTTTATAACCTTTATTAATCTTTTTAAGAATACTATTAATGGCATTTTGAAGATTATCCTTATTACAACTAGATATCTCCTCATATACTTCTTGGGCAGTTAATAACATTTCAAAATTTAAACCTTCTACAAGCTTAAATTTATTAAATAATTCGTTAACTGTAAAAGATACATCATTTTCAAAGAATGATGATAAAAAAATAGTTTTAATTGCTGTTTTGAATCTTTTTATTCTTTTAAATCCATTTCTAGCTAGAATATTGTCAGTTGATCTATAATCGATAACATCAAATATTTTGTTCAACAACATGTAATTAGGGTCTTGTTCATCGTAATTTAATCCATGTATCATTAGTATAGCCAATACTATATATATATTATGGGTTATATATAAATAGTACGATGAATAACCCATAATTTATAAAATAAACTCCAAATAAAATGTACTATTTCTATAGGGTAATTATAAAGTAGTCCCATGATAAAAAGAAAGGAGATATGGGCTCAAAAATAAGTTGATTTTCTAGAACCCTAAAAAAATTAAAAATAATGGGTGGTTACTACCCATTAAAGTTTATCATATTCCTCATCACTTACAGGCTCTAGCCATTCATTTGAAGTGTTTTCTCCGGGAACTTCAATGGCAATATGCGTGAATTCACTGTCTTTAGCAGCTCCATGCCAATGTTTAACTCCCTCAGGTATTTCAACAACACTACCCGGCACTAACTTTTGGGCAGGTTTTCCTTCTTCCTGATACCAACCTTCACCTTTTGTAGCTAATAATATTTGTCCACCACCTTTTTCTGCATGATGTATATGCCAATTGTTTCTGCATCCCGGCTCAAATGTAACATTAGCCACCATTACTCCACTAGTTGCTAGTATGTTAAGATAGCTTTTTCCTACGAAAAATTCACCATAAGGATTTTCTTCACCTTTTCCGAATAATATTTCATCAACCAT
It encodes:
- a CDS encoding alpha/beta hydrolase produces the protein MILDKTYEINGQKIRGKLYLPEKKEKQKIIILSHGLSLNYTYMIPYAEKLYNKNIATFIFDYRGGGYDCHSDGKISDMTIDTEKEDLNHVINSIKQEPLIDENNVYLGGHSQGGLVSSLVAPTRNDIRGLFLFAPAYVIPDDMKERDNPREKNVLNLMPEYLGEKYINSALKINIFEDIKGYTGKVFIFHGVEDKRVPIEYIVKADKVYENSVVYIYEEGEHRFTDEIKNDVVDIISDNI
- a CDS encoding transposase; this encodes MIHGLNYDEQDPNYMLLNKIFDVIDYRSTDNILARNGFKRIKRFKTAIKTIFLSSFFENDVSFTVNELFNKFKLVEGLNFEMLLTAQEVYEEISSCNKDNLQNAINSILKKINKGYKSKNRTLIVDGSSADTDINFGSKKVTKKSIEDRDYKWAWGTALGWYLGFKITLVLDYDTKMPVLFLLSSGSPHDTKMVPLILKELKRIKLISTGDKILLDRGYYSYYNYKIALKTYKIIPLILVKGKLNMKKMNSIFSYPLDYFYNKRNTNKLKREYKKLVNELMANLPNRKVIKYKRSIIEDYFKFIKEGLGFKHLHKYTFESMHKATSLIVLLSGLIIHYCVDTKNDFQMLSESKYF
- a CDS encoding cupin domain-containing protein; protein product: MKGNKMVDEILFGKGEENPYGEFFVGKSYLNILATSGVMVANVTFEPGCRNNWHIHHAEKGGGQILLATKGEGWYQEEGKPAQKLVPGSVVEIPEGVKHWHGAAKDSEFTHIAIEVPGENTSNEWLEPVSDEEYDKL
- a CDS encoding protein-ADP-ribose hydrolase translates to MQTIDYLIKYLLDENQDIKIRKQPENFQEKFTIYRSLTNIRQAKPITQEYLQQEDKLLQEVLEKTKKTTSINEIDTVSTTHSECNIENKNKIALWQGDITTLQIGAIVNAANSQGLGCFVPCHNCIDNQINTYAGVRLRLECDKHMKTINYNLPTGEAFTTKAYNLPAQHVIHTVGPIITSKVTEKQKQQLANCYTNVLNQAKQNDIKTVAFCSISTGEFRFPKDMASQIAIKTVDKFMEQDSSFEKIVFNVYSDDDKNVYEKTIRTYRRN
- a CDS encoding cation diffusion facilitator family transporter, encoding MDRQKKIIQTSIVGIVVNLVLVAFKATIGILVNSIAITLDAVNNLTDALSSIITIIGAKLASRPPDKNHPYGYGRIEYFSSVIIAVIVLWAGITSLQESFPKIFVPDVTSYTTVSLVIVAVAVVVKFVLGRYVKGVGEDINSQALVASGSDAFFDSILSLSTLVAAIISLVWHISLEGILGVIISFVIIKASIEMLQETINSMIGSRVDSDLSRKIKEEVESFDGVYGAYDLALHNYGPEDTVGSVHIEIDDYLTAKEIHALTFRIRSAVYENFGIALTVGIYATNDSVEEFAEIRSYLESLLSEYPEVLQMHGFYVYDEKNIVSFDLIVDFNANREQIKEEVLEKLYDKYPEYKFIIVDDYDISD